A DNA window from Micromonospora sp. NBC_01739 contains the following coding sequences:
- the bla gene encoding class A beta-lactamase: MVLSTTRSARTGVLAAVLTAGLLTGCSSDTPTGPASPTTPSGTPSATPSAGPVAVDFGPLEREFDARLGVYAVDTGTGRTVEHRADERFAYASTFKALAAAAVLKATTTEELDQIVRYSRDDLVTYSPITEQHVATGMTLRAIADAAVRYSDNTAGNLLLDRLGGPAGFKRALRDIGDEVTEPARIETALNEAAPGDVRDTSTPRALATSLRAYAVGDALSTEDREVLVDLLKRNTTGDKVIRAGTPDGWVVGDKTGSGGYGTRNDIAVIWPPGRDPIVLALLSTRHTEDAQPQDALLARATELTLTALP, from the coding sequence ATTGTGCTCAGCACCACCCGCAGTGCCCGTACCGGTGTGCTCGCGGCCGTTCTGACGGCCGGGCTGCTCACCGGCTGCTCGTCCGACACCCCGACCGGGCCCGCGTCGCCGACCACCCCGTCAGGCACTCCGTCGGCGACCCCGTCGGCCGGGCCGGTAGCGGTCGACTTCGGCCCGCTGGAGCGGGAGTTCGACGCCCGCCTGGGGGTGTACGCCGTGGACACCGGCACCGGGCGCACCGTCGAGCACCGGGCCGACGAGCGTTTCGCGTACGCCTCGACCTTCAAGGCCCTGGCCGCCGCCGCGGTGCTGAAGGCGACCACCACGGAGGAGTTGGACCAGATCGTCCGCTACTCCCGCGACGACCTGGTCACCTACTCGCCGATCACCGAGCAGCACGTGGCTACCGGCATGACCCTGCGGGCGATCGCCGATGCGGCGGTGCGCTACAGCGACAACACCGCCGGCAACCTGCTTCTCGACCGGCTGGGTGGTCCGGCCGGCTTCAAGCGGGCGCTGCGTGACATCGGCGACGAGGTCACCGAGCCGGCGCGGATCGAGACCGCCCTCAACGAGGCCGCCCCGGGCGATGTCCGCGACACCAGCACCCCCCGCGCGCTGGCCACCTCCCTGCGGGCGTACGCGGTCGGCGACGCCCTCTCCACCGAGGACCGGGAGGTGCTGGTCGACCTGCTCAAGCGCAACACCACCGGTGACAAGGTGATCCGAGCCGGTACCCCGGACGGCTGGGTGGTCGGCGACAAGACCGGCTCCGGCGGCTACGGCACCCGCAACGACATCGCCGTGATCTGGCCCCCCGGCCGCGACCCAATCGTGCTGGCCCTCCTCTCCACCCGCCACACGGAGGACGCCCAGCCCCAGGACGCCCTCCTAGCCCGAGCCACCGAACTAACCCTGACCGCCCTGCCCTGA
- a CDS encoding thiamine pyrophosphate-binding protein: MPDPRLSDTVVARLAAWRVPRVFGIPGEPVAELVEALHAAGGEPELVPVRHGGNAAAMAIAHARLTGGVGICLSPAGPAAYGLLGGLDAARRDTPPVVAIIGGEDPVRVDQMVAGLCRQVWHVEDPRRAPARVDEAVRAALAGRGPVCLVLPGALGGPRPTPADPAGAVVEELSARLPPAATVTVDGEPDLIRHTGRLPPDATVLACAAHEAPGAALSCAVAAKLADPDRPVFALVTDDGMRAQGFTELVTIAQGWPRWPDPRLVVLVLHTRAGHPADEVPYAGWARLLGLHGVRVTRPPLLGPAVTQALTADRPSVLDVPPTPHP, translated from the coding sequence GTGCCTGATCCACGGCTGTCGGACACGGTCGTCGCACGGCTGGCGGCCTGGCGGGTACCACGGGTGTTCGGCATCCCCGGGGAGCCGGTCGCGGAACTGGTCGAGGCGTTGCACGCGGCCGGCGGTGAACCGGAGCTGGTGCCCGTACGACACGGCGGGAACGCGGCCGCCATGGCCATCGCGCACGCCCGGCTCACCGGCGGGGTCGGCATCTGCCTGAGTCCGGCCGGACCGGCCGCGTACGGGCTGCTCGGCGGCCTGGACGCGGCCCGGCGGGACACCCCACCGGTGGTGGCCATCATCGGTGGGGAGGACCCCGTCCGGGTCGACCAGATGGTCGCCGGGCTGTGCCGACAGGTGTGGCATGTCGAGGATCCGCGACGGGCACCGGCCCGGGTGGACGAGGCGGTACGCGCGGCCCTGGCCGGCCGGGGACCGGTCTGCCTGGTGCTGCCCGGTGCCCTGGGCGGCCCGCGGCCCACCCCCGCCGACCCGGCCGGGGCGGTCGTCGAGGAACTCTCCGCCCGGTTACCCCCGGCGGCCACGGTGACGGTGGACGGGGAACCCGACCTGATCCGCCACACCGGCCGACTGCCGCCCGACGCCACGGTCCTGGCCTGCGCCGCCCACGAGGCCCCCGGGGCGGCGCTGTCCTGTGCCGTGGCCGCCAAACTGGCCGACCCGGACCGGCCGGTGTTCGCCCTGGTCACCGACGACGGGATGCGCGCACAGGGGTTCACCGAGCTGGTCACCATCGCCCAGGGCTGGCCGAGGTGGCCCGATCCCCGGCTGGTCGTGCTGGTGCTGCACACCCGGGCCGGTCACCCGGCCGACGAGGTCCCCTACGCCGGCTGGGCCCGCCTGCTGGGCCTGCACGGCGTACGCGTCACCCGCCCGCCCCTGCTAGGCCCCGCCGTCACCCAAGCCTTGACCGCCGACCGCCCCTCCGTCCTCGACGTCCC
- a CDS encoding TetR/AcrR family transcriptional regulator, which translates to MARLGLTPQRLAAEGAELADEVGFDRVTASALAQRFGVKVASLYSHIRSTQDLKVRIALLALDELADRAAEAVAGRAGKDALVALGDVYRDYAREHPGRYAASRLRLDPQTAAASAGPRHAQLARAVLRCYELGEPEQTHAVRLLGSVFHGFASLELAGAFSHSLPDSEQSWSWALDSLDALLSARSTCGCP; encoded by the coding sequence ATGGCACGGCTGGGACTGACTCCGCAGCGGCTCGCGGCCGAAGGTGCGGAACTGGCCGACGAGGTCGGCTTCGACCGGGTGACGGCCTCGGCACTGGCGCAGCGATTCGGCGTCAAGGTGGCGAGCCTCTACTCGCACATCCGCAGCACCCAGGACCTCAAGGTACGCATCGCGCTGCTCGCGCTGGACGAGTTGGCCGACCGGGCGGCCGAGGCCGTCGCCGGCCGGGCTGGCAAGGACGCCCTGGTCGCCCTCGGTGACGTCTACCGCGACTACGCCCGCGAACACCCCGGCCGGTACGCCGCCAGCCGACTGCGGCTCGACCCGCAGACGGCGGCGGCAAGCGCCGGCCCCCGGCACGCCCAGTTGGCCCGCGCGGTCCTGCGCTGCTACGAACTGGGCGAGCCGGAGCAGACCCACGCGGTACGCCTGCTCGGCAGCGTGTTCCACGGTTTCGCCAGCCTGGAACTCGCCGGCGCGTTCAGCCACAGCCTCCCGGACAGCGAGCAGTCGTGGTCGTGGGCCCTGGACTCCCTCGACGCGCTGCTGTCGGCCCGGTCGACCTGCGGCTGCCCCTGA
- a CDS encoding FBP domain-containing protein has translation MEALTESEIRAAFVNCSKGEAKRLFVPRDLATRPWADLDYLGWRDPKAEDRAYLVTEQAGRPTALVLRSPSASAGRGSRNMCAICLTSPEAGVSLLVAPKAGRAGRDGSSVGTYLCSDLSCSLYLRGRKDGGAGARLPETISLEEKIARTTTNLAGFIAKVMN, from the coding sequence ATGGAAGCACTGACCGAGTCAGAGATCCGTGCCGCCTTCGTCAACTGCAGCAAGGGGGAGGCTAAGCGCCTGTTCGTGCCGCGCGACCTGGCCACCCGGCCCTGGGCCGACCTGGATTACCTGGGCTGGCGCGACCCGAAGGCGGAGGACCGCGCCTATCTGGTCACCGAGCAGGCGGGCCGCCCGACGGCGTTGGTCCTGCGCAGCCCGAGCGCCTCCGCCGGGCGAGGCAGCCGCAACATGTGCGCGATCTGCCTGACTTCCCCGGAGGCCGGGGTCAGCCTGCTGGTCGCCCCCAAAGCCGGTCGAGCCGGCCGGGACGGCAGCTCGGTGGGCACCTACCTGTGCAGTGACCTGTCCTGCTCGCTCTACCTGCGGGGCAGGAAGGACGGCGGGGCCGGGGCCCGGCTGCCGGAGACGATCAGCCTGGAGGAGAAGATTGCCCGCACCACGACCAATTTGGCAGGCTTCATAGCCAAGGTGATGAACTGA
- a CDS encoding DUF3817 domain-containing protein — MALVRDKVTRLFVMAAIAEAISWAGLLAGMAVKYGPPGNELGVQIFGPVHGALFVIYGVLVLAVARLRGWRMTTAVVALICAVPPFATIAFERWARRRGLLGSTEPVREPAPVG, encoded by the coding sequence ATGGCCCTCGTGCGCGACAAGGTGACCCGGTTGTTCGTGATGGCGGCGATCGCGGAGGCGATCTCCTGGGCCGGCCTGTTGGCCGGAATGGCGGTCAAGTACGGCCCGCCCGGCAACGAACTGGGGGTGCAGATCTTCGGTCCGGTGCACGGCGCCCTGTTCGTGATCTACGGGGTGCTGGTGCTCGCGGTGGCCCGGCTGCGGGGCTGGCGCATGACGACCGCGGTGGTCGCGCTGATCTGCGCGGTACCCCCGTTCGCCACCATCGCCTTCGAGCGCTGGGCCCGTCGGCGCGGCCTGCTGGGGAGCACCGAACCGGTACGCGAACCCGCCCCGGTCGGCTGA
- a CDS encoding glutamate--cysteine ligase yields the protein MGEEVGVQTFSRQDRARYRDKVRRCLDVFAEMLRESRFDIDRPMTGLEIELNLLDEDSMPAMRNADVLRAIADPSFQTELGQFNIEINVTPRRLAGTGTVEFEQHLRDTLNAADQRARTVGAHLVMIGILPTVLPEHLTAATLSANPRYALLNEQIFAARGEDLRIAINGVERLAVTADTITPEAACTSTQFHVQVGPNQFADYWNAAQAIAGVQVALGANSPLFFGRELWRETRIPLFQQATDTRAEEIKTQGVRPRVWFGERWITSVFDLFEENVRYFPALLPVCEEEDPAATLAAGGVPTLGELRLHNGTVYRWNRPVYDVFRGRPHLRVENRVLPAGPTVLDTVANGAFYFGLIRALAEADRPLWSQMSFSAAEENFHTCARHGIDAHVFWPGLGYLPVTELVLRRLLPLAQYGLDRWGLDPDERDRLLSIIEQRCLTGRNGATWQIATLHRLESTDHLDRPTALREMVRHYVDLMHSNRPVHEWPIP from the coding sequence ATGGGCGAGGAAGTCGGCGTACAGACCTTCAGCCGTCAGGATCGGGCTCGCTACCGGGACAAGGTTCGTCGCTGCCTCGACGTCTTCGCCGAGATGCTGCGCGAGTCCCGCTTCGACATCGACCGGCCGATGACCGGGCTGGAGATCGAACTCAACCTGCTCGACGAGGACTCGATGCCGGCGATGCGCAACGCCGACGTGCTGCGGGCGATCGCCGATCCGAGCTTCCAGACCGAGCTGGGCCAGTTCAACATCGAGATCAACGTGACCCCCCGGCGCCTGGCCGGTACCGGCACGGTCGAGTTCGAGCAGCACCTGCGGGACACCCTCAACGCCGCCGACCAGCGGGCCCGTACGGTCGGGGCCCACCTGGTGATGATCGGCATCCTGCCGACCGTGCTGCCGGAGCACCTGACCGCGGCCACCCTGTCGGCCAATCCCCGGTACGCCCTGCTCAACGAGCAGATCTTCGCGGCGCGGGGTGAGGATCTGCGGATCGCCATCAACGGGGTGGAGCGGCTGGCGGTCACCGCGGACACCATCACCCCGGAGGCGGCCTGCACCAGCACCCAGTTCCACGTGCAGGTGGGCCCCAACCAGTTCGCCGACTACTGGAACGCCGCCCAGGCCATCGCCGGGGTACAGGTGGCCCTCGGCGCCAACTCGCCGCTGTTCTTCGGGCGGGAGTTGTGGCGCGAGACCCGCATCCCGCTGTTCCAGCAGGCCACGGACACCCGCGCCGAGGAAATCAAGACCCAGGGCGTACGACCCCGGGTGTGGTTCGGCGAACGGTGGATCACCTCCGTGTTCGACCTGTTCGAGGAGAACGTGCGCTATTTCCCGGCCCTGCTGCCGGTCTGCGAGGAGGAGGATCCCGCGGCGACCCTGGCCGCCGGTGGGGTGCCCACCCTCGGTGAACTGCGACTGCACAACGGCACGGTCTACCGGTGGAACCGGCCGGTCTACGACGTGTTCCGGGGTCGCCCGCACCTGCGGGTGGAGAACCGGGTGCTGCCCGCCGGGCCGACCGTGCTGGACACGGTGGCCAACGGGGCCTTCTACTTCGGACTGATCCGGGCCCTGGCCGAGGCCGACCGGCCCCTGTGGTCCCAGATGTCGTTCAGCGCGGCCGAGGAGAACTTCCACACCTGTGCCCGGCACGGCATCGACGCGCACGTCTTCTGGCCCGGCCTGGGTTACCTGCCGGTCACCGAGTTGGTGCTGCGGCGCCTGCTGCCGTTGGCCCAGTACGGCCTGGACCGGTGGGGACTCGATCCGGACGAGCGGGACCGCCTGCTGAGCATCATCGAGCAACGGTGCCTGACCGGACGCAACGGCGCGACCTGGCAGATCGCCACCCTGCACCGCCTGGAGTCCACCGACCACCTGGACCGCCCGACAGCCCTACGCGAGATGGTCCGCCACTACGTGGACCTGATGCACAGCAACCGCCCAGTACACGAATGGCCCATCCCCTAA
- a CDS encoding CotH kinase family protein, translating to MRWRHRIPIRIRHYWKFLAGCLAFALVLTVTLSSVPIRPYVTSTSTSTSTGDLVTQNIAGTVDLFDETVAHRIELVFRDADYERMLDAFYDEGEKAYLEADLVIDGTTIPSVGIRLKGNSTLRGLTRNGQTPQRGGGPEGPEGRVAPGGPDGQRRPGGQDGPRGPGRPGGQFGPGGQFGPGGEFGPGGQTATDGQTAPGGQTAPDGEAGPGGQAGPGGAAMPGGFSRTSLRAEEPETLPWLIRFDEYVDGRRYQGHREISLRVGGMGGGTSVLNEAVTLNLLTAAGEVTQEYAYTSFTVNDRPTTARLIVEHPDEHFAEDFDSAGVLYKALATSRFTDQGDDQTAYADDFKQITMKGSQDLQPVIDLIKWVDTVGDAEFDEQLADRLDVTSFARYLAWQNLLLNSDDMAGPGRNYYLWYGLGAKRFTVIGWDYNLAFSGSADQGPHDEGRFGARGNAGPGAGDPSAGDPGGAEGPRADGVGGPGGIGGPGGGGHRLKERFLASEKFTQLYEDAYRDLYQRVYRDGAALAAVDAISGVLATVDGYDASVATGDAQRLRTLIEQRTTSLATNEVIARS from the coding sequence ATGCGCTGGCGGCACCGCATCCCGATCCGGATTCGGCACTACTGGAAGTTCCTGGCGGGCTGCCTCGCGTTTGCGCTGGTGCTCACCGTGACCCTCAGCTCGGTGCCGATCCGCCCGTACGTGACCAGCACCAGCACCAGCACCAGCACCGGCGACCTGGTCACCCAGAACATCGCCGGCACGGTCGACCTCTTCGACGAGACGGTGGCCCACCGCATCGAGCTGGTCTTCCGCGACGCCGACTACGAACGGATGCTGGACGCCTTCTACGACGAGGGGGAGAAGGCGTACCTGGAGGCCGACCTGGTCATCGACGGCACCACCATCCCCAGCGTCGGCATCCGCCTCAAGGGCAACTCGACCCTGCGCGGCCTGACCCGCAACGGCCAGACCCCGCAACGCGGCGGCGGCCCGGAAGGCCCCGAGGGCCGGGTGGCCCCGGGCGGACCGGATGGTCAACGCCGGCCCGGCGGCCAGGACGGCCCGCGCGGCCCCGGCAGACCCGGCGGTCAGTTCGGGCCGGGTGGTCAGTTCGGGCCGGGTGGTGAGTTCGGGCCGGGCGGGCAGACCGCGACTGATGGTCAGACAGCGCCCGGTGGCCAGACAGCGCCCGATGGTGAGGCTGGGCCTGGCGGTCAGGCTGGGCCGGGCGGTGCCGCGATGCCGGGCGGGTTTTCCCGGACGTCGTTGCGGGCTGAGGAGCCGGAGACCTTGCCCTGGTTGATCCGCTTCGACGAGTACGTGGACGGTCGCCGGTATCAGGGCCACCGGGAGATCAGCCTGCGCGTCGGCGGGATGGGCGGCGGCACCTCCGTGCTCAACGAGGCGGTCACCCTCAACCTGCTCACCGCTGCGGGCGAGGTGACCCAGGAGTACGCCTACACCAGCTTCACCGTCAACGACCGGCCGACCACCGCCCGACTGATCGTGGAACATCCCGACGAGCATTTCGCCGAGGACTTCGACAGCGCGGGGGTGCTCTACAAGGCGTTGGCCACCAGTCGGTTCACCGACCAGGGCGACGACCAGACCGCGTACGCCGACGACTTCAAGCAGATCACCATGAAGGGCAGCCAGGACCTGCAACCGGTCATCGACCTGATCAAGTGGGTGGACACGGTCGGCGACGCCGAGTTCGACGAGCAGCTCGCCGACCGGCTCGACGTGACCTCCTTCGCCCGGTACCTCGCCTGGCAGAACCTGCTGCTCAACTCCGACGACATGGCCGGTCCCGGCCGCAACTACTACCTCTGGTACGGCCTGGGGGCGAAACGGTTCACGGTGATCGGCTGGGACTACAACCTGGCGTTCAGCGGCAGCGCCGACCAGGGGCCGCACGACGAGGGTCGGTTCGGCGCTCGGGGCAACGCAGGCCCCGGCGCTGGTGATCCCAGCGCTGGTGACCCCGGTGGCGCTGAGGGCCCCCGCGCTGATGGCGTGGGCGGCCCTGGTGGCATCGGTGGCCCGGGTGGCGGTGGTCACCGGCTCAAGGAGCGCTTCCTGGCCAGCGAGAAGTTCACCCAGTTGTACGAGGACGCGTACCGCGACCTCTATCAGCGGGTCTACCGCGACGGTGCGGCGCTGGCCGCGGTGGACGCGATCAGCGGGGTGCTGGCCACCGTGGACGGGTACGACGCTTCGGTCGCCACCGGCGATGCGCAGCGCCTGCGTACCCTCATCGAACAGCGCACCACGAGCCTCGCCACCAACGAGGTGATCGCCCGGAGCTGA
- a CDS encoding baeRF2 domain-containing protein codes for MQLSFLRPLYDRPGPWCSVYLDASLDTEDAHAALDLRWRDLQRRLAEQGADEPTIAAIDRVIRGHDPMPGDYGLAVFGTRGRVVLSEYLSAPPRRDLAAYSALPHVMPLLAQRGEQVAWVRVLADRTGADAMSVSAGGVPRRAQVVGREDFQLRRVQPGGWSQSRYQRAAMEAWHHNAGDVTAATVELAERVGAEVVVVAGDIRATGVIAAQMPQRWQDLVVRTDAGSRAGGADQTLLDDITVQTVAEVADQRISAALDRFGMQEDVGAGLDAVVAALQRNQVDTMLIVDDASADGELWIGPAATDIATEPDQLPGVGDPERVRADAALVRALVGTDAELTVLGPDEAPELADGVGAVLRYVDPATPGRGGA; via the coding sequence ATGCAGTTGTCTTTTCTGCGCCCGCTCTACGACCGTCCTGGTCCGTGGTGCTCGGTCTACCTGGACGCCTCCCTGGACACCGAGGACGCCCACGCGGCACTGGATCTGCGCTGGCGTGACCTGCAACGGCGACTGGCCGAGCAGGGTGCCGACGAGCCGACGATCGCCGCCATCGACCGGGTGATCCGGGGTCACGATCCCATGCCCGGCGACTACGGCCTGGCCGTCTTCGGCACCCGGGGCCGGGTGGTGCTCTCCGAGTACCTGTCCGCCCCGCCGCGTCGTGACCTGGCCGCCTACTCGGCGCTGCCGCACGTCATGCCGCTGCTGGCCCAACGCGGCGAGCAGGTGGCCTGGGTTCGGGTGCTGGCCGACCGCACCGGGGCCGACGCGATGTCGGTGAGCGCCGGTGGGGTGCCGCGTCGGGCCCAGGTCGTCGGCCGGGAGGACTTCCAGTTGCGCCGGGTCCAGCCCGGCGGCTGGTCACAGTCGCGCTACCAGCGCGCCGCCATGGAGGCGTGGCACCACAACGCCGGAGATGTCACCGCCGCCACCGTGGAGCTGGCCGAACGGGTCGGCGCCGAGGTGGTCGTGGTCGCCGGGGACATCCGCGCCACCGGCGTGATCGCCGCACAGATGCCGCAGCGCTGGCAGGACCTGGTGGTACGCACCGATGCCGGCTCCCGGGCCGGGGGCGCCGACCAGACCCTGCTGGACGACATCACCGTGCAGACCGTCGCCGAGGTCGCCGACCAGCGGATCAGCGCGGCCCTGGACCGCTTCGGCATGCAGGAGGATGTCGGCGCCGGGCTCGACGCCGTGGTGGCCGCCCTGCAGCGTAACCAGGTCGACACCATGCTGATCGTGGACGACGCCTCCGCCGACGGTGAGCTGTGGATCGGCCCGGCCGCCACCGACATCGCCACCGAGCCGGATCAGCTTCCCGGGGTCGGGGACCCCGAGCGGGTACGCGCCGACGCGGCCCTGGTCCGCGCCCTGGTGGGCACGGACGCGGAACTGACCGTCCTCGGCCCCGACGAGGCGCCGGAACTGGCGGACGGAGTGGGTGCGGTGCTGCGGTACGTAGACCCCGCCACTCCGGGACGGGGCGGTGCCTGA